The Streptomyces pactum genome contains a region encoding:
- the dnaG gene encoding DNA primase, translated as MAGRINDEDVKAVRDAVPIDAVVSEYLQLRNAGGGNLKGLCPFHDEKSPSFQVSPSKGFFHCFGCQEGGDTITFVMKIDHLTFSEAVERLAGQAGITLRYEEGGYNPTHQRGERIRLVEAHKIAAQWYAEQLAAGPEADTGRTFLAERGFDQDAARHFSVGYSPQGWDHLTRYLRGKGFSDKELILSGLAQEGRRGPIDRFRGRLMWPIRDIGGDVVGFGARKLYEADNGPKYLNTPDTAIYRKSQVLYGIDLAKKDIAKASRAVVVEGYTDVMACHLAGVTTAIATCGTAFGGDHIKILRRLLMDNGSARVIFTFDGDAAGQKAALRAFEDDQKFAAETYIAIAPDGMDPCDLRLAKGDEAVADLVEPRTPLFEFALRQIVSRYDLDTPAGRASALDEAAPVVARIKNSGAQHEVAVQLAGMLGILDTQFVVKRIAQLARWARDRGGKGPAPDRPQRGSGGAPQQYAAPAGPGPRGGPALNLRNPVFATERELLKLALQRPELVSPAFDAYGVDEFTAPPYAAVREAIQAAGGAEFGVQDPQDYLVRVREAAPDDAVRAMVTELAVEAIMLHRGVKDVDEVYAGAQLVTVRRRAVERRIRDITGRLTRLTGHGDPAELAAVQNELWVLQQYDQTLREHGAAAL; from the coding sequence GTGGCTGGACGGATCAACGACGAGGACGTGAAGGCGGTACGGGACGCGGTCCCGATCGACGCCGTGGTGTCCGAGTACCTCCAGCTCCGCAACGCGGGCGGCGGCAACCTGAAGGGCCTGTGCCCCTTCCACGACGAGAAGTCCCCGTCCTTCCAGGTCAGCCCGAGCAAGGGGTTCTTCCACTGCTTCGGCTGCCAGGAGGGCGGCGACACCATCACGTTCGTGATGAAGATCGACCACCTCACCTTCTCGGAGGCGGTCGAGCGCCTGGCCGGTCAGGCCGGCATCACCCTGCGCTACGAGGAGGGCGGGTACAACCCCACCCACCAGCGCGGCGAACGCATCCGCCTGGTCGAGGCCCACAAGATCGCCGCCCAGTGGTACGCGGAACAGTTGGCGGCCGGCCCGGAGGCCGACACCGGCCGCACCTTCCTCGCCGAGCGCGGCTTCGACCAGGACGCCGCCCGGCACTTCTCCGTCGGCTACAGCCCCCAGGGCTGGGACCACCTCACCCGCTACCTGCGCGGCAAGGGCTTCAGCGACAAGGAGCTGATCCTCTCCGGCCTCGCCCAGGAGGGCCGCCGCGGTCCCATCGACCGCTTCCGCGGCCGGCTGATGTGGCCCATCCGCGACATCGGCGGCGACGTCGTCGGCTTCGGCGCCCGCAAGCTCTACGAGGCCGACAACGGCCCGAAGTACCTGAACACCCCCGACACCGCGATCTACCGGAAGTCCCAGGTCCTGTACGGCATCGACCTGGCGAAGAAGGACATCGCGAAGGCCAGCCGCGCCGTGGTCGTCGAGGGCTACACGGACGTCATGGCCTGCCACCTGGCCGGCGTCACCACCGCCATCGCGACCTGCGGCACCGCCTTCGGTGGCGACCACATCAAGATCCTGCGCCGCCTCCTGATGGACAACGGCTCCGCGCGCGTGATCTTCACCTTCGACGGCGACGCGGCCGGGCAGAAGGCGGCCCTGCGCGCCTTCGAGGACGACCAGAAGTTCGCCGCCGAGACCTACATCGCCATCGCCCCCGACGGCATGGACCCCTGTGACCTGCGTCTGGCCAAGGGCGACGAAGCGGTCGCCGACCTGGTCGAGCCGCGCACCCCGCTCTTCGAGTTCGCGCTCCGCCAGATCGTGAGCCGCTACGACCTGGACACCCCGGCCGGCCGCGCCTCCGCCCTGGACGAGGCCGCCCCGGTCGTCGCCCGCATCAAGAACAGCGGCGCCCAGCACGAGGTCGCCGTGCAGCTCGCCGGCATGCTCGGCATCCTCGACACGCAGTTCGTGGTCAAGCGGATCGCCCAGTTGGCCCGCTGGGCCCGCGACCGCGGCGGCAAGGGCCCCGCCCCCGACCGGCCGCAGCGCGGCAGCGGCGGCGCCCCGCAGCAGTACGCCGCCCCGGCCGGTCCGGGCCCCCGCGGCGGCCCGGCGCTCAATCTGCGCAACCCCGTCTTCGCCACCGAACGCGAGCTGCTCAAGCTCGCCCTCCAGCGCCCGGAGCTGGTCTCCCCGGCCTTCGACGCGTACGGCGTCGACGAGTTCACCGCCCCGCCCTACGCCGCCGTACGCGAGGCGATCCAGGCGGCGGGCGGCGCCGAGTTCGGCGTCCAGGACCCGCAGGACTACCTGGTCCGCGTCCGCGAGGCCGCCCCGGACGACGCCGTCCGCGCCATGGTCACCGAGCTCGCGGTCGAGGCGATCATGCTGCACCGGGGCGTGAAGGACGTCGACGAGGTCTACGCGGGCGCCCAACTGGTCACCGTCCGGCGGCGGGCCGTCGAGCGCCGCATCCGCGACATCACGGGCCGCCTCACCCGCCTGACCGGCCACGGCGACCCCGCCGAACTGGCCGCCGTGCAGAACGAGCTGTGGGTCCTCCAGCAGTACGACCAGACCCTGCGCGAACACGGCGCCGCCGCGTTGTGA
- a CDS encoding NAD(P)/FAD-dependent oxidoreductase — protein sequence MVDADQTFVIVGGGLAGAKAAETLRTEGFTGRVILVCDERDHPYERPPLSKGYLLGKEERDSVFVHEPAWYARHDVELHLGQTVVEIDRAAKTVHYGDDGTHVRYDKLLIATGAEPRRLDVPGTDLAGVHHLRRLAHAERLKGVLTSLGRDNGHLVIAGAGWIGLEVAAAAREYGAEVTVVEPGPTPLHGVLGPELGAVFAELHEAHGVRFRFGVRLTEIIGQDGVVLAARTDDGEEHPAHDVLAAIGAAPRTALAQAAGLEIADRAHGGGIVVDEHLRTGDPDIYAAGDVASFHHALFDTSLRVEHWANALNGGPAAARAMLGKGLAHDRVPYFFTDQYDLGMEYSGWAPAGSYDQVVIRGDAAKREFIAFWVREGRVLAGMNVNVWEVTEPIQQLIRSKAPVDTEALANPHVPLESLIA from the coding sequence GTGGTCGACGCGGATCAGACATTCGTCATCGTCGGAGGCGGCCTGGCCGGTGCGAAGGCGGCCGAGACACTCCGCACGGAGGGTTTCACCGGCCGGGTGATCCTCGTCTGCGACGAGCGCGACCACCCCTACGAGCGCCCGCCGCTGTCCAAGGGCTACCTCCTCGGCAAGGAGGAGCGCGACAGCGTCTTCGTGCACGAGCCCGCCTGGTACGCGCGGCACGACGTCGAACTGCACCTCGGCCAGACCGTCGTCGAGATCGACCGCGCAGCCAAGACCGTGCACTACGGCGACGACGGCACCCACGTCAGGTACGACAAGCTGCTCATCGCGACCGGTGCCGAGCCCCGCCGTCTCGACGTCCCCGGCACCGACCTCGCCGGCGTCCACCACCTGCGCCGCCTGGCCCACGCCGAGCGCCTCAAGGGCGTCCTCACCTCCCTCGGCCGGGACAACGGCCACCTGGTGATCGCCGGCGCCGGCTGGATCGGGCTGGAGGTCGCGGCGGCGGCCCGTGAGTACGGCGCCGAGGTCACCGTCGTCGAGCCGGGACCGACCCCGTTGCACGGCGTTCTCGGCCCCGAGCTGGGCGCCGTCTTCGCCGAGCTGCACGAGGCGCACGGCGTCCGCTTCCGTTTCGGCGTGAGGCTGACCGAGATCATCGGCCAGGACGGCGTGGTGCTGGCCGCCCGCACCGACGACGGCGAGGAGCACCCCGCGCACGACGTGCTGGCCGCGATCGGCGCCGCCCCGCGCACCGCGCTGGCCCAGGCGGCGGGACTGGAGATCGCCGACCGCGCGCACGGCGGCGGCATCGTCGTCGACGAGCACCTGCGCACCGGTGACCCCGACATCTACGCGGCCGGTGACGTGGCCTCCTTCCACCACGCCCTCTTCGACACCAGCCTGCGGGTGGAGCACTGGGCCAACGCGCTGAACGGCGGCCCGGCCGCGGCCCGCGCGATGCTCGGCAAGGGCCTCGCCCACGACCGCGTGCCCTACTTCTTCACCGACCAGTACGACCTGGGCATGGAGTACTCCGGCTGGGCGCCCGCGGGGTCGTACGACCAGGTGGTGATCCGCGGGGACGCGGCGAAGCGCGAGTTCATCGCCTTCTGGGTGCGGGAGGGCCGGGTGCTGGCCGGGATGAACGTGAACGTGTGGGAGGTCACGGAGCCGATCCAGCAGTTGATCCGTTCGAAGGCCCCGGTGGACACGGAGGCGCTGGCGAACCCGCACGTACCCCTCGAAAGCCTCATCGCATAG
- a CDS encoding ABC transporter ATP-binding protein — MLIRLLRTYLRPYQKPIALLVALQFLQTCASLYLPTLNADIIDNGVVKGDSGYILGYGALMIGISLVQVVCNIGAVYYGARTAAALGRDVRGAVFDRVQSFSAREVGGFGAPSLITRTTNDVQQVQMLALMSFTLMVSAPIMCVGGIVMALGLDVPLSGVLVAVVPVLAICVTLIVRKLRPLFRAMQERLDTVNRVLREQITGNRVIRAFVRDEYEQQRFRKANADLTDVALGTGNLLALMFPVVMTVVNVSSVAVVWFGAHRIESGGMQIGDLTAFLAYLMQIVMSVMMATFMFMMVPRAEVCAERIQEVLDTESSVVPPLAPVTELRRHGHLEMRGAGFRYPGAEEPVLRHIELVARPGETTAVIGSTGSGKSTLLGLVPRLFDATDGEVLVDGVDVRTVDPKVLARIVGLVPQKPYLFAGTVATNLRYGNPDATDEELWHALGVAQAREFVERLEGGLDAPISQGGTNVSGGQRQRLAIARTLVQRPEIYLFDDSFSALDYATDAALRAELGRETAEATVVIVAQRVATIRDADRIIVLDEGRVVGVGRHHELMTENETYREIVLSQLTEAEAA, encoded by the coding sequence GTGCTCATACGACTCTTGCGGACCTATCTCAGGCCCTATCAGAAACCCATCGCCCTGCTGGTGGCGCTGCAGTTCCTGCAGACCTGCGCCTCCCTCTACCTGCCCACGCTGAACGCGGACATCATCGACAACGGTGTCGTCAAGGGCGACTCCGGCTACATCCTGGGCTACGGCGCCCTGATGATCGGCATCTCGCTCGTCCAGGTGGTGTGCAACATCGGCGCCGTCTACTACGGCGCGCGGACCGCGGCCGCGCTCGGCCGGGACGTGCGCGGTGCCGTCTTCGACCGGGTGCAGTCCTTCTCGGCGCGCGAGGTCGGCGGCTTCGGCGCGCCCTCGCTGATCACCCGGACGACGAACGACGTGCAGCAGGTCCAGATGCTGGCCCTGATGTCGTTCACCCTGATGGTGTCGGCGCCCATCATGTGCGTCGGCGGCATCGTGATGGCGCTCGGCCTGGACGTGCCGCTGTCCGGGGTGCTCGTCGCGGTCGTGCCGGTGCTGGCAATCTGCGTGACGCTGATCGTGCGGAAGCTGCGGCCGTTGTTCCGGGCCATGCAGGAGCGGCTGGACACGGTGAACCGGGTGCTGCGCGAGCAGATCACCGGCAACCGCGTCATCCGCGCCTTCGTGCGGGACGAGTACGAGCAGCAGCGCTTCCGGAAGGCCAACGCCGACCTCACCGACGTAGCGCTGGGCACCGGCAACCTGCTCGCGCTGATGTTCCCGGTGGTCATGACGGTGGTGAACGTGTCGTCGGTGGCGGTGGTGTGGTTCGGCGCCCACCGGATCGAGAGCGGCGGGATGCAGATCGGCGATCTGACCGCGTTCCTCGCCTACCTCATGCAGATCGTCATGTCCGTGATGATGGCCACCTTCATGTTCATGATGGTGCCGCGCGCGGAGGTCTGCGCCGAGCGCATCCAGGAGGTCCTGGACACCGAGAGCAGTGTGGTGCCGCCGCTGGCGCCGGTCACCGAGCTGCGGCGGCACGGGCACCTCGAGATGCGGGGGGCCGGTTTCCGCTACCCCGGTGCCGAGGAGCCGGTGCTCCGGCACATCGAGCTGGTGGCCCGGCCGGGTGAGACGACCGCCGTCATCGGCTCGACCGGCAGCGGCAAGTCCACGCTGCTCGGGCTGGTCCCCCGGCTGTTCGACGCCACGGACGGCGAGGTGCTGGTGGACGGGGTGGACGTACGGACCGTCGACCCGAAGGTGCTGGCCCGGATCGTGGGGCTGGTGCCGCAGAAGCCGTACCTCTTCGCGGGCACGGTCGCCACCAACCTGCGCTACGGCAATCCGGACGCCACGGACGAGGAGCTGTGGCACGCGCTGGGGGTCGCGCAGGCCAGGGAGTTCGTGGAGCGGCTGGAGGGCGGGCTCGACGCGCCGATCTCGCAGGGCGGCACCAATGTGTCGGGGGGCCAGCGGCAGCGCCTCGCCATCGCCCGCACCCTCGTCCAGCGCCCGGAGATCTACCTCTTCGACGACTCCTTCTCCGCCCTGGACTACGCGACCGACGCCGCGCTCCGTGCCGAGCTGGGCCGGGAGACCGCCGAGGCGACCGTGGTGATCGTGGCGCAGCGGGTGGCGACCATCCGGGACGCCGACCGGATCATCGTGCTGGACGAGGGGCGGGTGGTCGGCGTGGGCCGGCACCACGAGCTGATGACGGAGAACGAAACCTACCGGGAGATCGTGCTCTCCCAGCTCACGGAAGCGGAGGCCGCCTGA
- a CDS encoding ABC transporter ATP-binding protein: MAGPAGRMMAGGGPDQRSMDFKGSGKRLVTRFRPERATLFTLLACLVVSVGLNVVGPKILGRATDLIFAGIVGRDMPAGATKEQVLDSMRERGDGDVADMLRSTDFTPGQGIDFGAVGEVLLLALAVFAVAGLLMAVATRLVNRAVNRTMFRMREDVQTKLSRLPLSYFDKRQRGEVLSRATNDIDNIGQTLQQSMGQLINSLLTIIGVLAMMFYVSWILALVALVTVPLSFVVATRVGKRSQPQFVQQWRSTGQLNAHIEEMYTGHALVKVFGRQEESAKQFAEQNDALYEAGFKAQFNSGIMQPLMMFVSNLNYVLVAVVGGLRVASGSLSIGDVQAFIQYSRQFSMPLTQVASMANLVQSGVASAERVFELLDAEEQSADPIPGARPEDLRGRVALEHVSFRYDPEKPLIEDLSLKVEPGHTVAIVGPTGAGKTTLVNLLMRFYEVSGGRITLDGVDVAKMSRDELRAGIGMVLQDTWLFGGTIAENIAYGASREVTRGEIEEAARAAHADRFVRTLPDGYDTVIDDEGTGVSAGEKQLITIARAFLSDPVILVLDEATSSVDTRTEVLIQKAMAKLAHGRTSFVIAHRLSTIRDADTILVMENGAIVEQGGHVELLEAGGAYARLYQAQFAQAVAEVE; this comes from the coding sequence ATGGCCGGGCCTGCGGGTCGCATGATGGCCGGGGGCGGCCCCGACCAGCGTTCGATGGACTTCAAGGGGTCGGGCAAGCGGCTCGTCACCCGGTTCCGGCCGGAGCGGGCGACCCTGTTCACCCTGCTGGCGTGCCTGGTCGTCAGCGTCGGCCTCAACGTGGTCGGGCCGAAGATCCTCGGCAGGGCCACCGACCTGATCTTCGCGGGGATCGTCGGGCGGGACATGCCGGCCGGGGCCACGAAGGAACAGGTCCTGGACTCCATGCGGGAGCGCGGCGACGGCGATGTCGCCGACATGCTCCGCAGCACGGACTTCACCCCGGGCCAGGGCATCGACTTCGGTGCCGTGGGCGAGGTGCTGCTGCTCGCGCTGGCGGTCTTCGCCGTCGCCGGGCTGCTGATGGCGGTGGCCACGCGGCTGGTGAACCGCGCGGTCAACCGGACCATGTTCCGGATGCGCGAGGACGTGCAGACGAAACTGTCGCGCCTGCCGTTGTCGTACTTCGACAAGCGCCAGCGCGGTGAGGTGCTCTCCCGGGCCACGAACGACATCGACAACATCGGCCAGACGCTCCAGCAGTCGATGGGCCAGTTGATCAACTCGCTGCTGACCATCATCGGCGTGCTGGCGATGATGTTCTACGTCTCCTGGATCCTGGCGCTGGTCGCGCTGGTGACCGTTCCGCTGTCGTTCGTCGTGGCCACCCGCGTGGGCAAGCGGTCGCAGCCGCAGTTCGTGCAGCAGTGGCGCTCCACGGGACAGCTCAACGCGCACATCGAGGAGATGTACACCGGACACGCGCTGGTGAAGGTGTTCGGGCGCCAGGAGGAGTCGGCGAAGCAGTTCGCCGAGCAGAACGACGCGCTGTACGAGGCCGGGTTCAAGGCGCAGTTCAACAGCGGGATCATGCAGCCGCTGATGATGTTCGTGTCCAACCTGAACTACGTGCTCGTCGCGGTGGTGGGCGGCCTGCGGGTGGCCTCCGGCTCCCTGTCCATCGGTGACGTGCAGGCCTTCATCCAGTACTCCCGGCAGTTCTCGATGCCGCTGACGCAGGTCGCGTCGATGGCGAACCTGGTGCAGTCGGGCGTCGCGTCGGCGGAGCGGGTCTTCGAGCTGCTGGACGCCGAGGAGCAGTCGGCGGACCCGATCCCGGGCGCCCGGCCCGAGGACCTGCGCGGGCGGGTGGCGCTGGAGCACGTGTCGTTCCGGTACGACCCGGAGAAGCCGTTGATCGAGGACCTGTCGCTGAAGGTGGAGCCGGGGCACACGGTCGCCATCGTGGGACCGACGGGCGCCGGGAAGACGACGCTCGTCAATCTGCTGATGCGGTTCTACGAGGTCTCCGGCGGGCGGATCACCCTGGACGGCGTGGACGTCGCGAAGATGTCCCGGGACGAGCTGCGGGCCGGTATCGGCATGGTGCTCCAGGACACCTGGCTGTTCGGCGGCACCATCGCGGAGAACATCGCGTACGGGGCGTCGCGGGAGGTCACCCGCGGGGAGATCGAGGAGGCCGCGCGGGCCGCGCACGCCGACCGGTTCGTGCGGACGCTGCCCGACGGCTACGACACCGTGATCGACGACGAGGGCACGGGGGTGAGCGCGGGTGAGAAGCAGCTCATCACCATCGCGCGGGCGTTCCTGTCCGACCCCGTGATCCTGGTCCTCGACGAGGCGACGTCGTCCGTGGACACCCGTACCGAGGTGCTGATCCAGAAGGCGATGGCCAAGCTCGCGCACGGGCGGACGTCGTTCGTGATCGCGCACCGGCTGTCGACGATCCGGGACGCGGACACGATCCTGGTGATGGAGAACGGGGCGATCGTCGAGCAGGGCGGGCACGTGGAACTGCTCGAGGCGGGCGGCGCGTACGCGCGGCTTTACCAGGCGCAGTTCGCGCAGGCCGTGGCGGAGGTGGAGTAG
- a CDS encoding xylulokinase, whose amino-acid sequence MGIVAGLDSSPDFTRIVVCDSETGAVLRQGYAPHPLESPEGGGRPADVDPQAWLLSLGEAAGGGLLEGVQAIGVSAQANSVVPLDSQGNTVRPAMVGGDKRSQVAAADLVDALGGREAWAQAVGCVPQAAQPVTKLRWLARNEPEAAARTAVLLQAHDWLVWQLLGRPVRRTTDRGGASGTGYWSAASSGYRPDLVELALGHQVMLPEVIGPADAAGTTPEGLLISAGTGETQAAAFGLGIGLGDAVVSLGASGSVMAVHTEPLVDQSGMITALADATGMHLPVVTTLNAVRTLRGAAELLGVGDLESLSELAMKSTPGSHGLVLLPYLEGERTPNLPHTAGTLAGLRRESMKPEHLARAAFEGMLCGLADALDVLRARGVDVRRVFLLGAAAELPAVQAAAPALFGTQVVVPQPADYAAIGSARQAAWALGVSQGTLDPRTPPGWQGAVAQVLEPGEELAVGQAVRQQFVSVREQTHPGALHV is encoded by the coding sequence GTCGTCTGCGATTCGGAGACGGGCGCCGTGCTGCGCCAGGGCTACGCGCCGCACCCGCTGGAGAGCCCCGAAGGCGGGGGCCGCCCCGCGGACGTCGATCCGCAGGCGTGGCTGCTCTCCCTCGGGGAGGCCGCCGGCGGCGGGCTGCTGGAGGGCGTGCAGGCCATCGGCGTCTCCGCACAGGCGAACTCGGTCGTGCCGCTGGACTCGCAGGGCAACACCGTGCGCCCGGCCATGGTGGGGGGCGACAAGCGCTCCCAGGTGGCGGCGGCCGACCTGGTCGACGCGCTCGGCGGGCGTGAGGCGTGGGCGCAGGCCGTGGGCTGTGTGCCGCAGGCCGCCCAGCCGGTGACCAAGCTGCGCTGGCTGGCGAGGAACGAGCCGGAGGCCGCGGCGCGGACCGCGGTGCTGCTCCAGGCCCACGACTGGCTGGTGTGGCAGCTCCTCGGGCGGCCGGTCAGGAGGACCACCGACCGGGGCGGCGCCTCCGGGACCGGCTACTGGTCGGCGGCGAGCAGCGGCTACCGGCCCGATCTGGTCGAGCTGGCGCTCGGGCACCAGGTGATGCTGCCGGAGGTGATCGGCCCGGCCGACGCGGCCGGTACGACGCCGGAGGGCCTGCTGATCTCCGCCGGAACCGGTGAGACGCAGGCCGCCGCCTTCGGGCTGGGAATCGGGCTGGGCGACGCGGTGGTGTCGCTGGGCGCCTCCGGCTCCGTCATGGCCGTACACACCGAGCCGCTGGTCGACCAGTCCGGCATGATCACCGCGCTGGCCGACGCCACCGGCATGCACCTGCCGGTCGTGACCACCCTGAACGCCGTACGGACCCTGCGCGGCGCCGCCGAGCTGCTCGGCGTGGGGGACCTGGAGAGCCTGTCCGAACTGGCGATGAAGTCGACGCCGGGCTCGCACGGGCTGGTACTGCTGCCCTACCTGGAGGGCGAGCGCACGCCGAACCTGCCGCACACCGCCGGCACGCTCGCCGGTCTGCGGCGCGAGTCGATGAAGCCGGAGCATCTGGCGCGGGCCGCGTTCGAGGGCATGCTGTGCGGCCTGGCGGACGCCCTCGACGTGCTGCGCGCCCGGGGCGTGGACGTACGGCGGGTCTTCCTGCTGGGCGCGGCGGCCGAGCTGCCGGCCGTGCAGGCGGCGGCGCCCGCGCTGTTCGGGACGCAGGTCGTCGTGCCGCAGCCGGCGGACTACGCCGCGATCGGCTCCGCCCGGCAGGCGGCGTGGGCGCTCGGCGTGTCGCAGGGCACGCTGGACCCGCGTACGCCCCCCGGCTGGCAGGGCGCCGTCGCGCAGGTGCTGGAGCCGGGTGAGGAACTGGCGGTGGGTCAGGCGGTGCGCCAGCAGTTCGTGTCGGTGCGGGAACAGACGCATCCGGGGGCGCTGCACGTGTAG